A region of Streptomyces sp. WMMC500 DNA encodes the following proteins:
- a CDS encoding transglycosylase domain-containing protein, protein MAYKRPGGGLTATQQAAKFLGVSVLAGSVLAGLALPAAGLLGLTAKGTVSEFDDIPADLKRPPLSQKTTILDSEGGHLADVYSRNRTVVEFDEIAPVMRQAIVAIEDERFYEHGAVDLQGILRALNTNAQSGEVSEGASTLTQQYVKNVFVEEAGDDPEKVAEATRQTLGRKIQELKYAIQVEKELTKDEILENYLNIAFFGQQAYGIEAAAERYFSKSADKLTLAESAMLAGIVQSPSRYDPVNDPEEAEKRRNTVLRRMVSNDHVTRAEADKAMQEPLGLKVSQPRSGCITAVSGAGFFCDYVREVLLKDKRFGKTPEQRLKRWNRGGLTIRTTLDPTAQKSANESIQSHVYQDDTVATAVTMVEPGTGKIRAMGQSRPYGSGKNELMINLSVEKSMNGSNYGFQVGSTFKPFTAAAALEQGVPNTKVYPSPNEMPYPSPVDTCEDGKDWVNTEGSEVANETEEEVGPYSMREATAKSINTYFVDLISDIGICPVKELAQSMGVHRGDGKELEESPSLTLGGQTIAPLAMANAYATFANRGEYCSPVAIESIKDARGKRIPVPKSRCKRVMSEKTAGTMNTLLSGVVEDGTGQEAGLTGRDNAGKTGTTDERKAAWFVGYTADLAGAVWVGGPTDDVSMENIQIGPTYHARVFGGAVPGPIWRDAMDGALAGTTSPALYKVPVAADRPDRDEDDDEDEDDRPDDPLGGLLGGNNGNGGGNGGNGGGIGGGGTGGGTLDGGSLDGGALDGGWADGGNGGWTDR, encoded by the coding sequence ATGGCCTACAAGCGCCCGGGCGGCGGACTCACCGCCACGCAGCAAGCCGCGAAGTTCCTCGGCGTCAGCGTCCTCGCCGGCTCCGTGCTCGCGGGCCTCGCGCTGCCCGCCGCCGGCCTGCTGGGCCTGACGGCCAAGGGGACGGTCTCGGAGTTCGACGACATCCCCGCCGACCTCAAGCGCCCGCCGCTCAGCCAGAAGACGACCATCCTCGACAGCGAGGGCGGCCACCTGGCCGACGTCTACTCGCGCAACCGCACGGTGGTCGAGTTCGACGAGATCGCGCCGGTGATGCGGCAGGCGATCGTCGCGATCGAGGACGAGCGGTTCTACGAGCACGGGGCCGTCGACCTGCAGGGCATCCTGCGCGCACTCAACACCAACGCGCAGTCCGGCGAGGTCTCCGAGGGCGCCTCCACGCTCACCCAGCAGTACGTGAAGAACGTCTTCGTCGAAGAGGCGGGCGACGACCCGGAGAAGGTCGCGGAGGCCACCCGGCAGACGCTCGGGCGCAAGATCCAGGAGCTGAAGTACGCGATACAGGTCGAGAAGGAGCTGACCAAGGACGAGATCCTGGAGAACTACCTGAACATCGCCTTCTTCGGCCAGCAGGCGTACGGCATCGAGGCCGCCGCCGAGCGCTACTTCAGCAAGTCCGCCGACAAGCTGACCCTCGCCGAGTCCGCGATGCTCGCCGGCATCGTGCAGTCACCGAGCCGGTACGACCCGGTCAACGACCCGGAAGAGGCCGAGAAGCGCCGTAACACCGTGCTGCGGCGCATGGTCAGCAATGACCACGTCACCCGGGCCGAGGCCGACAAGGCCATGCAGGAGCCGCTGGGCCTCAAGGTCAGCCAGCCGCGCAGCGGGTGCATCACCGCCGTCAGCGGCGCCGGGTTCTTCTGCGACTACGTGCGCGAGGTGCTGCTCAAGGACAAGCGCTTCGGCAAGACGCCGGAACAGCGCCTCAAGCGCTGGAACCGCGGCGGCCTGACCATCCGCACCACGCTCGACCCGACGGCGCAGAAGTCCGCCAACGAGTCGATCCAGAGCCACGTCTACCAGGACGACACCGTCGCCACCGCGGTGACCATGGTGGAGCCCGGCACCGGCAAGATCCGCGCGATGGGGCAGTCCAGGCCGTACGGCTCGGGCAAGAACGAGTTGATGATCAACCTGTCCGTGGAGAAGTCCATGAACGGGTCCAACTACGGCTTCCAGGTCGGCTCCACGTTCAAGCCCTTCACGGCGGCGGCGGCACTGGAACAGGGTGTGCCGAACACGAAGGTGTACCCGTCGCCGAACGAGATGCCGTACCCGAGCCCGGTGGACACGTGCGAGGACGGCAAGGACTGGGTCAACACCGAGGGCTCCGAGGTCGCGAACGAGACGGAGGAGGAGGTCGGCCCGTACAGCATGCGCGAGGCCACCGCCAAGTCCATCAACACCTACTTCGTCGACCTCATCTCGGACATCGGCATCTGCCCGGTCAAGGAGCTGGCGCAGAGCATGGGCGTCCACCGGGGCGACGGCAAGGAGCTGGAGGAGTCCCCCTCGCTCACCCTCGGCGGCCAGACCATCGCGCCGCTGGCGATGGCCAACGCGTACGCGACCTTCGCCAACCGCGGCGAGTACTGCAGCCCGGTCGCCATCGAGTCGATCAAGGACGCCAGGGGCAAGAGGATCCCGGTGCCGAAGTCGCGGTGCAAGCGCGTCATGTCGGAGAAGACGGCCGGAACGATGAACACCCTGCTGTCGGGCGTCGTCGAGGACGGCACCGGCCAGGAGGCGGGGCTGACCGGGCGGGACAACGCGGGCAAGACCGGTACGACGGACGAGCGGAAGGCCGCCTGGTTCGTCGGCTACACCGCGGACCTCGCCGGCGCGGTGTGGGTCGGCGGCCCGACGGACGACGTCTCCATGGAGAACATCCAGATCGGCCCCACGTACCACGCCCGCGTCTTCGGTGGCGCGGTCCCGGGCCCCATCTGGCGCGACGCCATGGACGGCGCCCTGGCGGGCACGACGTCGCCGGCGCTGTACAAGGTCCCGGTGGCGGCGGACCGCCCGGACAGGGACGAGGACGACGACGAGGACGAGGACGACAGGCCGGACGACCCGCTGGGCGGCCTCCTCGGCGGCAATAACGGGAACGGCGGCGGGAACGGCGGCAACGGCGGTGGCATCGGGGGCGGAGGCACCGGCGGCGGCACCCTCGACGGGGGCAGCCTCGACGGCGGCGCGCTGGACGGCGGCTGGGCGGACGGCGGGAACGGCGGCTGGACGGACAGGTGA